From Miscanthus floridulus cultivar M001 chromosome 15, ASM1932011v1, whole genome shotgun sequence, the proteins below share one genomic window:
- the LOC136509171 gene encoding phytosulfokines 2-like gives MRRCSSKTSSPLVALALLLLLVCSSSFHRAAAARLLQPAAPLPPLIAHHEDGAKEAAAASSASDGLVLQSAAVVGGDELSASSEMMGAEAEEEEGAAACEEGNDECFQRRLLHDAHLDYIYTQHKGKP, from the exons ATGAGGCGCTGCAGCAGCAAGACCTCCTCGCCCCTTGTCGCCCTCGCTCTCTTGCTCCTCCTGGTCTGCTCCTCCTCCTTTCACCGCGCGGCAGCTGCTCGCCTCCTGCAGCCTGctgctcctcttcctcctctgatTGCTCACCATG AGGATGGTGCCAAGGAGGCTGCCGCTGCTTCTTCTGCATCTGATGGCCTAGTGCTTCAGAGTGCTGCCGTGGTCGGTGGCGACGAGCTTTCAGCCTCCTCCGAG ATGATGGGAgcagaggcggaggaggaggagggtgcaGCGGCGTGCGAGGAGGGCAACGACGAGTGCTTCCAGAGGCGGCTGCTACACGACGCGCACCTCGACTACATCTACACGCAGCACAAGGGCAAGCCATGA
- the LOC136506731 gene encoding protein FLX-like 3 has product MSERGRLTRRLIDDRRVYHEVPLADNPRGRGYPEVLVVGDRRGYSDIHVAQERRDYHDSHLLDERRVYPGVRMADHRAYPGSRGIDDRRAYPEIHEGPRMRAAPHPHPAVLEDELELQEVELRRLLAHNRALAEEREVLSREIQAGKDEVRHLNMIIADISTEKESYISKLVDKRRKLEAELGASEHLRDEVRQLRGEIDKLITTRKKLSAEAAYLMEELNREQSIQQQLPMLKTELDGLQQELIRVRTACGLEQKGNLELLEQRKAMEKNLLSMAQEIEQMRGELAKFEVRPWVTGGTYGMQMGSPEVTFTKNPYEDSYNINAGVSEKGPLHPPESGSWGTYDKNRLQYR; this is encoded by the exons ATGTCGGAAAGAGGTCGCCTGACAAGGCGATTGATTGATGATCGCAGGGTGTACCATGAAGTCCCTCTAGCTGACAATCCCAGAGGCAGAGGTTATCCAGAAGTCCTTGTGGTTGGGGATCGTAGGGGCTACTCTGACATCCATGTGGCTCAGGAACGCCGGGACTATCATGACAGCCACCTGCTTGATGAACGTAGGGTCTACCCTGGTGTTCGTATGGCCGATCATAGGGCCTATCCTGGCAGTCGTGGGATTGATGACCGTAGGGCCTATCCTGAGATCCATGAAGGCCCACGCATGAGGGCAGCTCCTCACCCTCACCCAGCTGTCTTAGAGGATGAGCTCGAGTTACAGGAAGTTGAACTCCGGAGGCTTTTGGCACATAACCGTGCTCTGGCTGAGGAGCGTGAAGTGTTAAGCAGGGAAATACAAGCTGGAAAAGATGAGGTCCGCCACTTGAACATGATCATTGCAGACATTAGCACTGAGAAAGAAAGTTATATCAGTAAGCTTGTGGACAAGAGGAGGAAGCTTGAAGCTGAACTTGGAGCAAGTGAGCACTTGCGTGATGAGGTCAGGCAGCTCCGTGGTGAGATTGACAAGCTCATTACCACTAGGAAAAAACTATCTGCAGAGGCTGCATATCTCATGGAGGAGCTGAACAGGGAACAATCCATTCAACAGCAGCTACCCATGCTGAAAACAGAACTTGATGGTCTGCAACAGGAACTTATTCGAGTGAG GACTGCTTGCGGGTTAGAGCAGAAGGGGAATTTGGAATTGCTGGAACAAAGGAAGGCAATGGAGAAGAATCTGCTTTCTATGGCACAAGAGATTGAACAGATGCGAGGCGAATTAGCAAAATTTGAAGTTAGACCATGGGTCACAG GTGGAACATATGGGATGCAGATGGGGAGTCCTGAAGTGACCTTCACTAAGAACCCATATGAAGATAGTTACAATATCAATGCG GGGGTTTCTGAGAAAGGTCCTTTGCATCCTCCTGAATCTGGTTCATGGGGGACATATGACAAGAATCGCCTTCAGTACCGCTAA